One genomic window of Candidatus Baltobacteraceae bacterium includes the following:
- a CDS encoding DMT family transporter — MLVAVSCGIAAAAFYGSADFLGGFASKRAPMLAVTLIAQSVGLICLLGVVPFYGGHPLHSELLWSAAGGVFGAIGIALLYHALSIGKMGVVSPITAVIAAAFPVIAGVVRGDALTWFQLLGIFVALVAVVLISMSKEESGEREIATEGVKEAIASGVAIGLFFLALGLGQRGHGFGGLLAARIGSVVCLLLLALAGRTPMRLPRATLGTVVASGAIDMTANALYVVAAQTGQLAVASVLTSLYPASTVFLARFVLRERLQLVQKFGVGLALIGVALIAA; from the coding sequence ATTCTCGTCGCGGTTAGCTGTGGAATCGCGGCCGCGGCGTTCTACGGGTCGGCCGATTTCCTCGGAGGTTTCGCGTCAAAACGCGCGCCGATGCTTGCCGTCACGCTTATCGCGCAGTCGGTCGGGCTGATCTGCCTGCTCGGCGTCGTGCCGTTTTACGGCGGTCATCCACTGCATTCCGAGCTGCTCTGGAGCGCGGCCGGCGGCGTCTTCGGCGCAATAGGTATCGCGCTGCTCTACCACGCGCTTTCGATCGGAAAGATGGGTGTGGTTTCGCCGATCACGGCCGTCATTGCCGCGGCGTTTCCCGTCATCGCCGGAGTCGTCCGCGGTGACGCGTTGACGTGGTTCCAACTGCTCGGCATCTTCGTCGCACTCGTCGCCGTCGTGCTGATCTCGATGTCGAAAGAAGAAAGTGGAGAGCGCGAGATCGCGACCGAAGGCGTCAAAGAGGCAATTGCGTCGGGCGTCGCAATCGGTCTCTTTTTCTTGGCGCTGGGTCTGGGTCAGCGCGGCCACGGCTTCGGCGGTTTGCTCGCCGCCCGCATCGGATCGGTCGTGTGTCTGCTGCTGTTGGCGCTTGCCGGCCGAACGCCGATGCGGCTGCCGCGCGCGACGCTTGGAACGGTCGTGGCCTCCGGCGCGATCGACATGACCGCGAACGCGCTCTACGTCGTGGCCGCGCAAACCGGCCAGCTGGCCGTTGCATCGGTGCTGACCTCGCTCTACCCGGCCAGCACCGTTTTTCTCGCCCGTTTCGTCCTGCGCGAACGCTTGCAGCTCGTCCAGAAGTTCGGCGTGGGTTTGGCGCTGATCGGCGTGGCGCTCATCGCGGCGTAG